The Rhododendron vialii isolate Sample 1 chromosome 5a, ASM3025357v1 genome contains a region encoding:
- the LOC131326280 gene encoding uncharacterized protein LOC131326280 — protein MSEFIEGPVTQSVEAVELKKFKSRKSLVMTWLFNSMRADVRHTFLLLDTPNQIWTTAVQTYFQQGNDAQCFELRKRLRTLEQNHRFVAVYFADLSEAWGEFDYYQGFQTVCAVDAANWLKRMEKERVYDFLAGLDLELDPIRVQVLGRVPFPSLGEAYSIVQQEKSRRGAMLHPPISNRSVLIATPQGHFGSDSGPILQGNKSQSGTSSGPPDRASLQCDYCHNIGHTKDFCWKLHGKPSRGRGGGRNGHGRGLVRSRAQAHVSESTVSTLPDSGFSSGIQASSDHVGGFSQGEIQTLRRLMARADSPSTIASSSTVAPTSSYFAHAGTGYRKGDWQW, from the exons ATGTCAGAGTTCATTGAGGGCCCTGTTACTCAATCTGTTGAGGCAGTTGAACTCAAGAAGTTTAAATCTCGGAAATCGTTAGTCATGACCTGGTTGTTTAACTCTATGAGAGCTGATGTTCGCCATACTTTCCTGCTGCTTGATACTCCAAatcagatttggactactgCAGTCCAGACCTATTTTCAGCAAGGTAATGATGCACAatgttttgagttgaggaagagGCTCCGTACATTGGAGCAAAATCATCGTTTTGTTGCTGTGTATTTTGCTGACTTGAGTGAAGCTTGGGGGGAGTTTGATTACTATCAGGGTTTTCAGACTGTTTGTGCTGTGGATGCtgctaattggctaaaaagAATGGAGAAAGAGCGCGTTTATGACTTCCTTGCTGGTCTTGATTTGGAGCTTGATCCgattagagtgcaggtgttgggtcgtgttccgtttccatCCTTGGGAGAGGCCTATTCTATTGTTCAGCAGGAGAAGAGTAGGAGGGGTGCTATGTTGCACCCTCCTATTTCTAATCGTTCTGTCCTGATCGCTACTCCTCAGGGTCATTTTGGTTCTGATAGCGGGCCTATTCTCCAGGGTAACAAGTCCCAGTCTGGTACTAGCAGCGGGCCTCCTGATCGTGCgtcactccagtgtgattattgccacaacatTGGTCATACTAAagatttttgttggaagctaCATGGCAAGCCCTCTCGTGGGCGAGGGGGTGGACGCAATGGCCATGGTCGTGGTCTGGTGCGTTCTCGGGCCCAGGCCCATGTTTCAGAGTCTACAGTTAGCACCTTGcctgattctgggttcagtTCTGGGATTCAGGCGTCATCTGATCatgttggtggtttctctcagggGGAGATACAAACTCTCAGGCGCCTTATGGCTCGGGCTGATTCTCCATCTACCATAGCTTCCTCTTCCACAGTAGCTCCTacttcatcctattttgctcacgCAG gaactggatacaggaaaggtgattggcagtggtaa
- the LOC131326282 gene encoding uncharacterized protein LOC131326282 isoform X1, with amino-acid sequence MFPLAVVVAESENKSSWIWFLENLVSALGRCSGMVFISDRQKGLLEAVKKVAPANEHRFCMRHFYANFKLGGFKGKDEKDAIWGAACAYTQQGFQEKMDELKALNEAVHKWMLDQNAQNWARWQFSGLAKSAVIVNNLAKSFNEMIMVARDKPIVTMLEMIKRQFMVRFQERLQYVQKFKGPLCPSIHKNLRGIKKWARGCQCLYSRGRLFEVFNELKTYLVDLDNCTCTCRRWDLRGIPCIHGVAAIYTDKGKPENYVHEFYHTAPTLGLGTDRSTLFLISQCGYK; translated from the coding sequence ATGTTTCCTCTTGCAGTTGTTGTTGCAGAATCGGAGAACAAGAGTAGTTGGATATGGTTTCTTGAAAATCTTGTAAGTGCCTTAGGAAGATGTAGTGGGATGGTGTTCATATCTGATAGGCAGAAAGGACTACTTGAGGCAGTGAAGAAGGTCGCCCCAGCCAATGAACATAGATTCTGTATGAGGCATTTCTATGCAAATTTTAAACTGGGGGGTTTCAAAGGTAAAGATGAAAAAGATGCAATATGGGGGGCTGCATGTGCATACACACAACAGggatttcaagaaaaaatggaTGAATTGAAGGCTTTGAATGAAGCAGTTCACAAATGGATGTTAGATCAAAATGCGCAAAACTGGGCAAGGTGGCAATTCAGTGGTTTGGCTAAATCTGCAGTTATTGTTAATAACTTGGCAAAGTCTTTTAATGAAATGATCATGGTTGCTAGGGACAAGCCCATAGTCACAATGTTGGAGATGATTAAGAGGCAATTCATGGTGAGATTTCAAGAGAGACTGCAATACGTTCAAAAGTTTAAGGGTCCCTTATGTCCATCAATTCATAAAAACCTAAGGGGAATAAAAAAATGGGCAAGGGGTTGTCAGTGTCTATACTCTAGAGGGAGGCTATTTGAAGTATTTAATGAGTTAAAGACTTACCTTGTGGATCTAGATAACTGTACCTGCACATGTAGAAGATGGGACTTGAGAGGAATCCCATGCATCCATGGTGTAGCTGCAATTTATACTGACAAAGGGAAGCCTGAAAATTATGTCCATGAATTTTACCATACAGCACCTACCTTAGGGCTTGGGACAGACAGATCTACCTTATTCCTGATAAGTCAATGTGGGTACAAATAG
- the LOC131326281 gene encoding zinc finger CCCH domain-containing protein 5 — MAEKIAGVEQQSAAGNVAGSRIERRKAAKKEKRRQKRKELAVKELEEEEARLNDPEEQRMIQLEEEREKERVERERREFEEHERVFLEALAAKRKADDEEEEEERRKALEDESKQKQVGHKDEKSDDDWEYIEEGPPEIIWQGNEIIVKKKKVRVKRKDTAHQIKKEDPNRPTSNPLPPQSEAFADYRNGFVASAQQLLDNVAQQTPNFGTEQDKDHCPFHLKTGACRFGSRCNRVHFYPDKSCTLLIKNMYSGPGLAWEQDEGLEVCNEVIA; from the exons ATGGCAGAAAAAATAGCCGGAGTCGAGCAGCAGTCGGCGGCGGGGAATGTAGCCGGCAGCAGAATAGAGAGGAGGAAGGCGgcgaagaaggagaagaggaggCAGAAGAGGAAGGAGCTGGCGGTGAAGGAGCTGGAAGAGGAGGAGGCCCGGCTGAACGATCCGGAGGAGCAGCGGATGATCCAgctggaggaggagagagagaaggagagggtagagagagagaggagggagtttGAGGAGCACGAGAGGGTGTTTCTCGAGGCCTTGGCGGCGAAGAGGAAGGCGgacgacgaggaggaggaggaagagaggaggaaggCCCTAGAAGATGAATCTAAACAGAAACAG GTTGGACACAAGGATGAAAAATCAGACGATGATTGGGAATATATAGAAGAGGGGCCTCCGGAGATTATTTGGCAAGGAAATGAGATAAttgtcaagaagaaaaaggtcAGGGTGAAAAGAAAAGATACAGCCCACCAGATAAAAAAAGAG GATCCAAATAGGCCTACATCAAATCCTCTTCCTCCACAATCTGAAGCCTTTGCTGATTACAGGAATGGATTTGTGGCTTCTGCACAACAGTTATTGGATAATGTTGCTCAACAAACTCCTAACTTTGGTACCGAACAG GACAAAGATCATTGCCCTTTCCACCTTAAAACTGGGGCTTGCCGATTTGGGTCACGTTGTAACAGAGTTCATTTTTACCCTGATAAATCGTGCACATTGCTTATCAAGAACATGTACAGTGGACCTGGTCTTGCTTGGGAGCAGGATGAAGGGCTTGAGGTCTGTAATGAAGTCATTGCGTGA
- the LOC131326279 gene encoding uncharacterized protein LOC131326279, which translates to MRVYWRDQMECLPFVGSIRGRGFKTCSRGTKWQFYPIVSATLEETMNGPDLDRPALEVLGEHDWGLLYLVIQRNNGYDNHIDKKRGTPSKMRTADPDSYYRRYQSRERDSSRSRYKEYDARSSRHFNGRHSGSRIAIEVLNEKNRGEMNTKNSHESNNRRTHDSDSEGDWPSKDGGEDRHQSNKRKNMRNWIEVLETQDFRVDRDRRDRHHISTRDSSKHHNKVLSPDKSKEKRDHDNDCREEDKNRHHRQMRKRSRHSSEGLGSIDEYANSVRKSKDENNRKESDFEKVEPPKVKKQHRSSRGDRSSMEPSETNASAEGLKSDGYNETISSGHGERTKSREIANMNEVGHKKLRERYSLRHQTSCRDSSSDESSNETQSSRLYSLRSKSHDSAYYSNEDLDKQSRWESDKTDLEKHRV; encoded by the exons ATGCGAGTTTATTGGAGGGACCAAATGGAATGTTTGCCATTTGTGGGGAGTATACGAGGTCGAGGGTTTAAG ACATGTTCTCGTGGGACAAAATGGCAATTTTATCCTATTGTTTCTGCAACCCTGGAGGAGACTATGAATGGGCCCGATTTGGATAGACCCGCCCTCGAAGTATTGGGCGAACACGATTGGGGCTTGCTTTATTTGGTTATTCAGAGGAATAATGGTTATGACAACCATATAGACAAGAAGAGAGGAACTCCCAGCAAGATGAGGACAGCAGATCCAGACAG TTACTATAGAAGATATCAGTCGAGGGAAAGGGATTCTTCTAGAAGCCGCTACAAAGAGTATGATGCTCGAAGCAGCAGACACTTCAATGGGCGCCACAGTGGAAGTAGAATAGCAATAGAAGTTCTCAATGAGAAAAATCGTGGAGAAATGAATACTAAAAACAGCCATGAAAGCAACAATAGGAGGACCCACGATTCTGATTCAGAGGGAGATTGGCCTTCTAAGGACGGAGGTGAAGACAGACACCAAAGCAACAAGAGGAAAAACATGAGAAACTGGATTGAAGTGTTGGAGACCCAAGATTTTCGTGTCGACAGAGATAGAAGAGACCGGCACCATATTAGCACAAGGGACAGCTCAAAGCATCATAACAAAGTGCTGTCTCCGGATAAAAGTAAGGAGAAGAGAGACCATGATAATGATTGCAGGGAAGAGGACAAAAATAGGCATCATAGGCAGATGAGGAAACGGTCAAGGCATTCCAGTGAAGGGCTAGGGTCCATTGATGAGTATGCCAATTCCGTGAGGAAGTCGAAAGATGAAAATAACCGTAAGGAATCTGACTTCGAAAAAGTTGAGCCACCAAAAGTGAAGAAACAGCATAGGTCTAGTAGAGGGGATCGTTCAAGCATGGAGCCAAGTGAAACTAATGCTTCTGCTGAAGGGTTGAAATCTGATGGGTATAATGAAACCATCAGTTCCGGCCATGGCGAGAGGACTAAATCGCGTGAAATAGCAAACATGAATGAGGTGGGTCataaaaaattgagagagagatattccTTGAGGCATCAGACCTCTTGCAGAGATTCTTCCAGTGATGAAAGTAGTAACGAGACTCAGAGCAGCCGTCTGTATAGTCTGAGAAGTAAATCACATGATTCTGCATATTATTCTAATGAAGATTTGGACAAACAAAGTCGCTGGGAATCTGATAAAACTGATCTGGAAAAGCATCGAGTCTGA
- the LOC131326282 gene encoding uncharacterized protein LOC131326282 isoform X2 encodes MGCPRNSIIYHKLPYVDLDGGLVGLTDDIDLLDMFVTHEGFNVPIEVYIDSPGMYNGSEDDEEEFNVPRESDPDTEHEGDEGDNESGTSGLVMSSEENEEYDVPIEEEVHEVQKRVCTGSNWMDDLSDGDSSDIEQLTFPSETQEHGDGIEYTQFDEVKDMANPEVVKGMMFKSVYEFRNFLKEYHVKIGSDFTYVKNDKDRVTVICKEKCGF; translated from the coding sequence ATGGGTTGTCCGAGAAACTCTATCATATACCATAAACTACCATATGTTGACTTAGATGGTGGTCTAGTAGGGTTGACTGATGATATTGATTTGTTAGACATGTTTGTAACTCATGAGGGGTTTAATGTCCCAATTGAAGTATATATTGATTCTCCTGGGATGTATAATGGAAGTGAAGATGATGAGGAGGAGTTTAATGTTCCAAGGGAATCAGACCCTGACACTGAACATGAGGGTGATGAGGGAGACAATGAGAGTGGTACTAGTGGGCTTGTAATGTCTAGTGAAGAGAATGAGGAGTATGATGTCCCTATTGAAGAGGAGGTTCATGAGGTTCAAAAAAGGGTTTGTACAGGTTCTAACTGGATGGATGACCTTTCTGATGGTGATAGTAGTGACATTGAGCAGTTAACATTTCCTAGTGAAACACAGGAACATGGTGATGGAATTGAATATACTCAATTTGATGAGGTTAAGGACATGGCTAATCCTGAAGTGGTGAAAGGCATGATGTTCAAGAGTGTGTATGAAtttagaaattttcttaaagAGTACCATGTAAAGATAGGGTCTGATTTCACATATGTCAAAAATGACAAAGATAGGGTCACAGTAATATGCAAGGAAAAATGTGGTTTTTGA